Proteins encoded by one window of Polyangiaceae bacterium:
- a CDS encoding potassium transporter Kup codes for MSSEAASAEASDAPAHPQSRLLPLALTALGVVYGDIGTSPLYALRECFHGEHAVAPTPDNILGVLSLIFWSLTVVISIKYLGYVMRADNRGEGGILALMALATSTGKLKRYTRATVLLLGLFGAALLYGDGMITPAISVLSAVEGLGSSPSMQHLVIPITIGILIALFAMQSRGTAGVGAIFGPVTLLWFIVLAVLGVRELITNPRVLFALYPGYALKFLFHESGHGFLTLGAVFLVVTGGEALYADMGHFGAKPIRLVWFSVVLPALLLNYFGQGALLLRRPELAHDVFYAMAPSWALYPLIGLATCATVIASQAVISGAFSLTRQASMLGFWPRVRILHTSAKEIGQIYVPSINWVLMLATIGLVLGFGSSSKLAAAYGIAVTTTMVITTLLAYLVARHRFGWSRLAAGSLTVLFLVLDIAFFGSNLVKVAQGGWFPLAVAAMIFIGMSTWKTGRRMLGEQMQEQIIPLEDFFEIMRVELPTRVPGTAVYLTSSPEGTPPPLMFNLEHNRVVHEQVLLLTVRIHEEARVSEDERVEVSDLGNGFTRLVAHYGFMEEPDIVALIAREDTPTPPLQYTTFFMGRETLLAEHRKGMAKWRKRLFAFMARNALRATAFFNVPPDRVMELGVQLRL; via the coding sequence ATGTCCAGCGAAGCCGCCTCAGCCGAGGCCTCAGATGCGCCAGCGCATCCACAAAGCCGTTTGTTGCCCCTCGCCCTGACTGCTCTGGGCGTCGTGTACGGCGACATCGGCACCAGCCCACTCTACGCCCTCCGAGAATGTTTCCACGGGGAACACGCCGTCGCGCCAACTCCTGACAACATCTTGGGGGTGCTTTCGCTGATTTTCTGGTCGCTGACCGTCGTGATCAGCATCAAGTATCTCGGCTATGTCATGCGCGCTGACAACCGTGGAGAAGGCGGCATTCTCGCGCTGATGGCGCTGGCCACTTCAACCGGCAAGCTCAAGCGTTACACCCGCGCAACGGTGCTGTTGCTCGGCCTCTTCGGCGCGGCTTTGCTGTACGGCGACGGCATGATCACGCCGGCGATCTCGGTGCTGAGTGCGGTGGAAGGCCTCGGCTCCTCGCCGAGCATGCAGCACCTGGTGATCCCGATCACGATTGGCATCCTCATCGCGCTGTTCGCCATGCAGAGCCGCGGGACGGCGGGCGTTGGTGCGATCTTTGGTCCGGTGACCCTGCTGTGGTTCATCGTGCTGGCGGTCTTGGGGGTGAGGGAGCTCATCACGAACCCGCGGGTGTTGTTTGCGCTCTACCCAGGCTACGCTCTCAAGTTCCTCTTTCACGAGTCCGGTCACGGCTTCCTGACCCTCGGCGCTGTTTTCCTCGTGGTAACGGGCGGCGAAGCGCTCTACGCGGATATGGGGCACTTCGGCGCCAAGCCGATTCGCTTGGTGTGGTTCAGCGTGGTGCTGCCTGCGTTGCTTCTCAACTACTTCGGTCAAGGCGCGCTGCTCCTGCGTCGTCCCGAGCTGGCCCACGATGTCTTTTACGCGATGGCGCCGAGCTGGGCGCTGTACCCGCTGATTGGACTCGCGACGTGCGCTACCGTGATCGCAAGCCAGGCGGTGATCAGCGGTGCCTTCTCACTGACTCGCCAAGCGAGCATGTTGGGTTTCTGGCCCCGTGTTCGCATTCTGCACACGTCAGCGAAAGAGATCGGACAGATCTACGTGCCCAGCATCAACTGGGTGCTGATGCTGGCAACCATCGGCTTGGTGCTGGGCTTCGGCAGTTCGTCGAAGCTGGCCGCGGCGTACGGCATTGCCGTGACCACGACGATGGTCATCACCACCTTGCTCGCCTACCTGGTGGCTCGCCATCGCTTTGGCTGGAGTCGCCTGGCTGCGGGCTCGTTGACCGTGCTCTTCCTGGTATTGGATATCGCCTTCTTCGGCTCCAACCTGGTGAAGGTGGCCCAAGGCGGTTGGTTCCCCTTGGCGGTGGCCGCGATGATCTTCATCGGCATGTCCACGTGGAAAACTGGACGACGCATGCTTGGCGAGCAGATGCAGGAGCAGATCATCCCGCTGGAAGACTTCTTCGAGATCATGCGAGTGGAGCTACCGACCCGCGTTCCGGGGACAGCGGTGTACTTGACCAGCTCGCCCGAAGGCACGCCGCCGCCGCTGATGTTCAACCTGGAGCACAACCGCGTGGTGCACGAGCAGGTGCTACTGCTCACCGTGCGCATCCACGAAGAGGCGCGCGTGAGTGAAGACGAGCGAGTCGAGGTCAGCGATTTGGGCAACGGCTTCACCCGCCTCGTCGCGCACTATGGCTTCATGGAAGAGCCTGACATCGTCGCGCTGATTGCCCGCGAAGACACGCCAACACCGCCGCTCCAGTACACGACGTTCTTCATGGGCCGAGAGACGCTCCTCGCCGAGCACCGCAAGGGCATGGCCAAGTGGCGAAAGCGCCTGTTCGCGTTCATGGCGCGCAACGCCCTGCGCGCGACGGCCTTCTTCAACGTTCCTCCGGATCGCGTGATGGAGCTTGGCGTGCAGCTGCGGTTGTAG
- a CDS encoding Isoquinoline 1-oxidoreductase subunit, translating to MTAHKRIGPHKLKSRHRAFSALHLAAVLSTASVAAVAVQGCGEPPPVKEAPASPPPLPSEKGLKGVGEFAQIQDQSQRSLALFQELGKVILSPRCVNCHSASDRPLQSEQGIPHQPAVVRGDEGFGAPGLPCSACHGETNFRNMPGAPKWSMPPLEMAWQDRTLGQICEQLKDPARNGGKSHAELIEHIKHDPLVGYGWKPPEQLTPAAGSQALMGELFQAWVESGSVCPPASPKP from the coding sequence ATGACGGCGCACAAGCGGATTGGTCCGCACAAGCTCAAGAGCCGACACCGTGCTTTCAGCGCGCTCCATCTTGCAGCGGTACTCAGCACCGCGTCAGTTGCCGCCGTGGCTGTTCAGGGCTGCGGTGAGCCTCCGCCGGTCAAGGAGGCACCTGCTTCCCCTCCCCCCCTACCCTCGGAGAAGGGACTGAAGGGCGTCGGTGAGTTTGCGCAGATTCAAGACCAGAGTCAGCGCTCGCTCGCGCTCTTCCAGGAGCTGGGCAAGGTGATCCTGAGCCCGCGCTGCGTGAACTGTCATTCGGCCAGCGATCGCCCCTTGCAGTCAGAGCAAGGCATCCCCCATCAACCCGCCGTCGTGCGCGGCGACGAAGGCTTCGGCGCGCCTGGGCTGCCCTGCTCGGCTTGCCATGGGGAAACAAACTTCCGCAACATGCCAGGGGCACCCAAGTGGAGCATGCCGCCACTCGAGATGGCCTGGCAAGATCGCACCCTCGGGCAGATCTGTGAGCAGCTGAAGGATCCAGCGAGGAACGGCGGAAAGTCCCACGCGGAACTGATCGAGCACATCAAGCACGACCCGCTGGTCGGCTACGGCTGGAAGCCGCCGGAGCAGCTCACGCCCGCCGCAGGCAGCCAGGCCCTGATGGGAGAGCTGTTCCAGGCCTGGGTCGAGAGCGGCTCGGTGTGTCCGCCCGCCAGCCCGAAGCCCTAA
- a CDS encoding (2Fe-2S)-binding protein, protein MAIRLKVNGKVHELDVAPDTPLLWVLRDHLGLTGTKFGCGVAQCGACTVYVDGSPRRACVAPVSSVGNKPVTTIEGLEGPEADAVREAWLSLQVPQCGYCQSGQIMSAVALLKKRPAPTDTDIDHAMTGNICRCATYMRIRRAIQDAAGTLKK, encoded by the coding sequence ATGGCGATTCGATTGAAGGTCAATGGGAAGGTCCACGAGCTGGACGTCGCACCCGACACGCCGCTGCTTTGGGTGCTGCGCGACCACCTGGGACTAACGGGCACGAAGTTTGGCTGCGGCGTCGCGCAGTGTGGAGCGTGCACCGTGTACGTGGATGGCTCGCCGCGCCGGGCGTGTGTGGCGCCCGTTAGTTCCGTCGGGAATAAGCCAGTGACGACCATCGAAGGCCTCGAGGGGCCAGAGGCCGACGCCGTACGTGAGGCTTGGTTGTCGCTGCAGGTTCCTCAGTGCGGCTACTGCCAGTCAGGACAAATCATGAGCGCGGTGGCTTTGCTGAAGAAGCGGCCGGCACCAACTGACACTGACATCGACCATGCGATGACCGGCAACATCTGCCGCTGCGCGACCTATATGCGGATCCGCAGGGCAATCCAGGACGCCGCGGGAACCTTGAAGAAATGA
- a CDS encoding xanthine dehydrogenase family protein molybdopterin-binding subunit, with protein sequence MSSTPSNPPFLHVDAKLRRRSFLAGAGALLFAIALEDDALAGGKLPEGNKDALLFIGVQPNGSVVLTCHRSEMGQQTWTAMAQILANELDADWQRVQIVQAEGHPKYGNQNTDGSRSVRLNFDRLRLAGATMRTMLEQAAAQRWKVPVGGCTAELGFVVHRATKRKLDFGELVAAANKLPPPAASQVKLRERKAWRYLSKDTKSLTMPSIVKGEGTFGQDVQRPGMLYAVIARPPQVLGRPKRVDDAATLKTAGVKQLVELPNLEAPVGFKPLGGIAVIAKDTWSAIRGREALKVEWEAGPNASYDSKAFEESLLQAVRKPGKLGRKRGDVAKALSTAAKRLEAEYYVPHLAHSAMEPPAAVAEWDGDRVTCWGCGQTPQKARQTVAQVCGVPVENVTIHVTWLGGGFGRKSKPDFFAEAAWLARKVKAPVKVVWTREDDLQHAYYHTVSAQRLEAGLDASGKCVALLHRTAFPPITSTFVAGAKDADPGDLRLGASDTPFDVPNIQLESGQAEAHIRIGWLRSVANIYHAFAVQSFAAELAHAAGRDPKDYLLELIGPPRTIDPNQEGAKYDNYGSPLKDYPIDTARLASVTQEVAKLAKWGRKLPPGHGLGIAAHRSFVSYVATVVEVAVDDQGRLTMPGVWSVMDAGTVVNPNHCESQLEGGTLFGLSNALFGEITAKSGAIVQANFPNWRVMRMNEAPRHMEVKLIESSAPPGGVGEPATPPAAPALANAIFAATGVRIRRLPIFGTDRVDRLNVGKQH encoded by the coding sequence GTGAGTTCCACTCCCTCGAATCCCCCGTTCCTGCATGTCGACGCGAAATTGCGCCGTCGCTCCTTCCTAGCCGGCGCAGGCGCGCTGCTGTTCGCCATCGCGCTCGAGGACGACGCGCTAGCAGGCGGCAAGTTGCCGGAAGGAAACAAGGACGCCCTGCTGTTCATTGGCGTTCAGCCGAACGGTAGCGTCGTACTGACGTGTCACCGCTCGGAGATGGGTCAACAAACCTGGACTGCGATGGCGCAGATCCTCGCGAACGAGCTCGACGCGGATTGGCAGCGAGTCCAGATCGTCCAGGCCGAAGGGCACCCGAAGTACGGCAACCAAAACACCGACGGCTCGCGCTCGGTGCGCCTCAACTTCGACCGGCTGCGCCTGGCTGGAGCGACGATGCGCACGATGCTGGAGCAGGCGGCCGCACAGCGCTGGAAGGTACCGGTCGGCGGCTGTACGGCGGAGCTTGGCTTCGTCGTGCATCGAGCCACCAAACGTAAGCTCGACTTCGGCGAACTGGTGGCGGCAGCGAACAAGCTTCCTCCGCCCGCTGCGAGTCAGGTCAAGCTGCGCGAGCGCAAAGCGTGGCGCTACCTCAGCAAAGACACCAAGTCCTTGACGATGCCGAGCATCGTCAAGGGTGAAGGCACGTTCGGGCAAGACGTGCAGCGTCCCGGCATGCTCTACGCGGTGATTGCGCGGCCCCCACAGGTGCTGGGGCGTCCGAAGCGAGTCGACGACGCGGCAACGCTAAAGACCGCTGGGGTGAAGCAGCTGGTGGAGCTCCCAAACCTCGAGGCCCCGGTCGGCTTCAAGCCGCTAGGCGGCATCGCGGTGATCGCGAAGGACACCTGGAGCGCGATCCGGGGCCGCGAAGCGCTCAAAGTCGAGTGGGAGGCGGGCCCCAACGCAAGCTACGATTCCAAGGCTTTCGAGGAATCACTGCTCCAAGCCGTGCGGAAACCAGGAAAGCTGGGGCGCAAGCGTGGGGACGTCGCCAAGGCGCTGAGCACGGCAGCGAAGCGCCTGGAGGCAGAGTACTACGTGCCTCACCTAGCCCACTCGGCGATGGAACCACCGGCTGCGGTGGCTGAGTGGGACGGTGACCGAGTCACTTGCTGGGGCTGCGGGCAGACTCCACAAAAGGCGCGGCAGACCGTCGCTCAAGTGTGTGGCGTGCCGGTAGAAAACGTGACCATTCACGTGACCTGGCTGGGCGGCGGTTTTGGCCGTAAGTCGAAGCCCGACTTCTTCGCCGAAGCAGCCTGGCTCGCCCGCAAGGTCAAGGCTCCGGTCAAGGTGGTGTGGACTCGGGAAGACGACTTGCAGCACGCCTATTACCACACGGTTAGTGCGCAGCGCTTGGAGGCCGGGCTCGATGCCTCAGGGAAATGCGTTGCGCTGCTGCATCGCACCGCATTCCCTCCCATCACCTCGACTTTCGTCGCGGGCGCCAAAGACGCGGACCCTGGCGACTTACGCCTGGGCGCTAGCGACACGCCGTTCGACGTACCCAACATCCAGCTCGAGAGCGGCCAGGCGGAGGCCCATATCCGCATCGGCTGGCTGCGCTCCGTGGCGAACATCTATCACGCATTCGCCGTGCAGAGCTTCGCGGCGGAGCTGGCTCATGCTGCTGGGCGAGATCCAAAAGACTACCTGCTCGAATTGATCGGCCCGCCGCGTACCATCGACCCCAATCAAGAGGGCGCGAAGTACGACAACTACGGCAGCCCACTCAAAGACTACCCCATCGATACCGCACGCCTCGCCAGCGTGACGCAAGAGGTCGCCAAGCTCGCCAAGTGGGGCCGCAAGCTGCCACCAGGTCACGGCTTGGGGATCGCCGCCCATCGCTCGTTCGTCAGCTACGTCGCGACGGTGGTCGAAGTCGCCGTCGACGATCAGGGGCGTCTGACCATGCCTGGTGTTTGGTCGGTCATGGACGCCGGAACGGTCGTCAACCCGAATCACTGCGAGTCGCAGCTCGAAGGTGGGACGCTCTTCGGGCTCTCCAACGCGTTGTTCGGCGAAATCACCGCCAAGAGCGGTGCCATCGTGCAAGCAAACTTCCCCAACTGGCGCGTGATGCGCATGAACGAAGCACCTCGTCACATGGAAGTGAAACTGATCGAATCGAGCGCGCCTCCTGGGGGCGTCGGTGAGCCGGCGACTCCGCCGGCGGCCCCGGCCTTGGCCAACGCGATCTTCGCGGCGACCGGCGTTCGCATCCGCCGCCTGCCGATCTTTGGCACCGATCGCGTCGATCGCTTGAACGTCGGGAAGCAGCACTGA
- a CDS encoding nucleotidyltransferase family protein, giving the protein MTERPVLGLVLAAGASRRTGFPKALAVLDGETLLQRACAALRNGGCAAVYVVVGGMLEASIREAMPAGARLCENPAPHLGMSSSLASALMLPEVAEADAVVVSLVDHPRVTGETVAQLIAHWRESGAGVLRPTHAGRGGHPYVLDRRLFAEFLRLPRGSDPRPFFAAHLESLDVDDPGILDDADELHDLLALGAEPPAF; this is encoded by the coding sequence ATGACTGAAAGACCCGTGTTGGGTCTCGTGCTCGCAGCGGGCGCTTCGCGGCGTACGGGCTTCCCCAAGGCGCTCGCGGTGCTGGACGGCGAAACGCTCCTGCAACGCGCCTGTGCGGCGCTGCGCAACGGGGGGTGCGCTGCGGTCTACGTGGTGGTCGGCGGGATGCTGGAAGCCAGTATCCGTGAGGCAATGCCAGCTGGCGCACGGCTGTGTGAGAATCCAGCGCCCCACCTCGGCATGTCCAGCTCCCTCGCGTCGGCGCTCATGCTTCCCGAGGTGGCTGAAGCGGATGCGGTCGTGGTGTCGCTGGTGGACCACCCCCGCGTCACGGGCGAGACCGTTGCCCAGTTGATCGCTCACTGGCGAGAGAGCGGAGCGGGCGTGCTGCGACCAACCCACGCTGGCCGTGGCGGGCATCCCTACGTGCTTGACCGGCGGCTCTTCGCTGAGTTTTTGCGCCTGCCTAGAGGCAGTGACCCGCGTCCATTCTTTGCGGCGCACCTCGAGTCCTTGGACGTCGACGATCCAGGCATCCTCGACGACGCCGACGAACTCCACGACCTGCTGGCGCTCGGCGCGGAACCGCCAGCTTTCTAG
- a CDS encoding RNA pseudouridine synthase, translating into MARRGLTATRAVQLEVALKELLQAAGELDGGEGSNGDALRVALLEGRVFLEGRRLAEGTELTSTITPGQRLELGAPAQNTDEAPRVLDERWGLLAVYKPSGLASEPDQRSNDSVLERLEGSLGQRLHALSRLDAQVSGVMLLTTETARKRAAELMASGAIERRYVGIVGDGVEPESGTWRGAIGAVSDARSQRGKRRVGGRDAKPAVTHYRTLQCLPEAAAALQVRRGRERLELRPVWLGFRLETGRTHQIRVHCAHAGAPLLGDGLYGGAAAVTLPRGNVFEFERIGLHALGVSVVHAGSTWRVDCPPPPILERWWSAFGGEPASLDDF; encoded by the coding sequence ATGGCGCGCCGCGGACTCACGGCGACGCGTGCCGTGCAGCTGGAAGTCGCACTGAAAGAGCTGCTGCAAGCGGCTGGGGAGCTTGACGGAGGCGAGGGCAGCAACGGCGACGCGCTCCGGGTAGCACTGCTCGAGGGGCGGGTGTTTCTTGAAGGACGCCGCTTGGCTGAGGGAACGGAGCTTACGAGCACTATTACCCCAGGGCAACGTCTGGAGCTTGGTGCGCCCGCGCAGAACACGGACGAGGCGCCGCGCGTGCTGGATGAGCGCTGGGGGCTCTTGGCGGTGTACAAGCCGAGCGGCCTCGCGTCGGAGCCGGATCAACGTAGCAACGACTCGGTCCTGGAGCGCCTGGAAGGATCGCTTGGGCAGCGCCTGCATGCGCTGAGCCGTTTGGATGCTCAAGTCAGTGGCGTGATGCTGCTCACGACTGAGACAGCGCGGAAACGGGCTGCGGAGCTGATGGCTTCGGGCGCCATCGAGCGCCGCTACGTTGGCATCGTTGGCGACGGCGTGGAGCCTGAAAGCGGCACCTGGCGCGGCGCCATTGGTGCGGTGTCCGATGCGCGAAGCCAGCGCGGCAAGCGCCGCGTTGGCGGGCGCGACGCAAAGCCAGCGGTGACTCACTATCGCACGTTGCAGTGCCTGCCAGAGGCGGCCGCGGCGCTCCAGGTGAGGCGCGGGCGCGAGCGCTTGGAGCTACGACCTGTGTGGCTCGGCTTTCGCCTGGAGACCGGGCGCACTCATCAGATCCGCGTGCACTGCGCCCACGCCGGCGCGCCGTTGCTTGGAGATGGCTTGTATGGTGGGGCAGCTGCGGTGACGTTACCGCGTGGCAATGTGTTCGAGTTTGAGCGTATTGGGTTGCATGCGCTGGGGGTCAGCGTGGTACACGCGGGCAGCACCTGGCGCGTAGACTGCCCTCCCCCCCCAATCCTCGAGCGTTGGTGGAGCGCCTTTGGCGGTGAACCCGCGAGTCTGGACGACTTCTAG
- a CDS encoding protein kinase, producing MKCEACDHENIDGARFCAGCGAILPAQHDEGEDPLVGQVVGGRYRITRVLGEGGMGIVYLGEQQMGSTVRKVAVKTLHAHLSKDPSVLARFHRECGTVAQLEHPNTIKFYDFGSMPDGTLYIAMEFVSGSPLDKIVEEGPMPPERVLKVMKQICGALDEAHKQGVIHRDLKPENVILTTRAGEKDFVKVLDFGIAARSESADAQKEAKLTQQGMVLGTPPYMSPEQFTGKELDQRSDIYSLGVMAYEMLTSKLPFDADTPWEWATKHMTAQPTPFEASAQHVSAPPNMKAAIMRALAKDREERQGTAVEFFSELSGGGGLTVEHAPISGGEDAGSAHTAAMAAAPDFGAMNAGPPSPPMGGPPMGGPPMGGPGMGGPGMGGPVAPAVLPPPPPMTQAQQGGGNKGLVIGLVAVMGVLGLAIAGVLIARSGGDDGPTGIQLTESDAGGPTAGSSATEVKPENPPATGSGGGGSTEPDSSATAEPTSEPTATSKPTSQPTSTKPAGNAAACDQCIAVASSSPAAAANYYRQCTDAGKKATCQSKVRASAPNAARAAAFNGNCSAAKGIVGAANAMGAGSGALNAAVKTCK from the coding sequence ATGAAGTGCGAGGCGTGCGACCACGAAAACATAGACGGTGCGCGGTTTTGCGCGGGTTGCGGAGCCATCCTCCCGGCCCAGCACGACGAGGGTGAAGACCCTCTCGTCGGGCAAGTCGTCGGAGGCCGCTACCGCATCACCCGGGTGCTGGGTGAAGGCGGCATGGGCATCGTCTACCTGGGTGAGCAGCAGATGGGCTCGACGGTGCGCAAGGTCGCCGTCAAGACGTTGCACGCTCACCTGAGCAAGGACCCGTCGGTTCTGGCGCGCTTCCACCGCGAGTGTGGAACGGTTGCCCAGCTCGAACACCCGAACACCATCAAGTTCTACGACTTCGGGTCGATGCCCGACGGCACGTTGTACATCGCGATGGAGTTCGTGTCCGGCTCACCCCTCGACAAGATCGTCGAGGAGGGGCCGATGCCTCCCGAGCGTGTGCTCAAGGTGATGAAGCAGATCTGCGGCGCACTCGACGAGGCGCACAAGCAGGGCGTCATCCACCGCGACCTGAAGCCGGAGAACGTCATTCTCACCACGCGCGCCGGAGAGAAGGACTTCGTGAAGGTCCTCGACTTCGGTATTGCCGCGCGGAGTGAATCGGCTGACGCACAGAAGGAAGCGAAGCTCACTCAGCAGGGCATGGTGCTAGGCACCCCGCCCTACATGAGCCCGGAACAGTTCACCGGCAAAGAGCTCGATCAGCGCAGTGACATCTACTCGCTCGGCGTGATGGCCTACGAGATGCTCACCAGCAAGTTGCCCTTCGACGCGGACACTCCTTGGGAGTGGGCGACGAAGCACATGACCGCGCAGCCCACGCCGTTCGAGGCTTCGGCGCAGCATGTCTCCGCGCCGCCAAACATGAAGGCGGCGATCATGCGCGCCTTGGCCAAGGACCGCGAGGAGCGTCAGGGGACGGCCGTGGAGTTCTTCTCCGAGCTGTCCGGCGGTGGTGGACTCACCGTGGAGCACGCTCCGATTTCCGGGGGCGAAGACGCTGGAAGCGCGCACACCGCGGCGATGGCAGCGGCGCCCGATTTCGGCGCCATGAACGCTGGGCCGCCGAGTCCTCCGATGGGTGGTCCTCCGATGGGTGGTCCTCCGATGGGCGGTCCAGGCATGGGCGGTCCAGGCATGGGCGGTCCAGTCGCTCCCGCTGTGCTGCCGCCGCCACCGCCAATGACGCAGGCGCAGCAGGGCGGTGGCAACAAGGGGCTGGTGATCGGCCTCGTCGCGGTCATGGGTGTGCTGGGTTTGGCGATCGCAGGCGTGTTGATCGCACGCAGCGGCGGAGACGACGGCCCAACGGGCATTCAGCTCACCGAGTCGGACGCGGGTGGACCTACGGCTGGCAGCTCGGCCACCGAGGTGAAGCCGGAGAACCCGCCGGCGACGGGCAGCGGCGGGGGTGGCAGCACTGAGCCTGACTCCAGCGCCACCGCGGAGCCCACCAGCGAGCCAACCGCAACCAGCAAGCCCACCTCTCAGCCCACGTCTACCAAGCCAGCGGGCAACGCCGCGGCCTGTGATCAATGCATCGCGGTCGCCTCGAGCAGCCCCGCTGCTGCGGCGAACTACTATCGCCAGTGCACGGACGCCGGCAAAAAGGCGACCTGTCAGTCCAAGGTGCGCGCTTCAGCTCCCAATGCCGCGCGCGCGGCAGCTTTCAACGGCAACTGTTCGGCCGCCAAGGGCATCGTGGGCGCCGCGAACGCAATGGGCGCTGGCAGCGGCGCCTTGAACGCCGCAGTCAAGACCTGCAAGTAA